A window from Vigna angularis cultivar LongXiaoDou No.4 chromosome 7, ASM1680809v1, whole genome shotgun sequence encodes these proteins:
- the LOC108345676 gene encoding uncharacterized protein LOC108345676 isoform X4, which translates to MGVDMRMNLSLFLTIYLSSILFLFVFHIIFLGLWYIGFVSRVAGKRPEILTILQNCAVLSVACCVFYSHCGNRAMQRERTLYQKNSNWFSFWKKGNGNTWLAKFLRMNELKDQVCSSWFAPVGSASDYPLLSKWVIYGEIACNGSCHGSSDEISPIYSLWATFIGLYIANYVVERSTGWALTHPLSVKEYEKLKKKQMKPDFLDMVPWYSGTSADLFKTVFDLLVSVTVFVGRFDMRMMQAAMSRVSDGNQNDDLLYDHFSEKEDFWFDFMADTGDGGNSSYAVARLLAKPFIRTLKDDAELTLPRGDLLLIGGDLAYPNPSAFTYERRLFVPFECALQPPPWYKAEQIAVNKPEVPYGAPLKQYNGPQCFVIPGNHDWFDGLQTFMRYICHRNWLGGWLMPQKKSYFALQLPKRWWVFGLDLALHGDIDVYQFKFFSELITEKVREDDSVILITHEPNWITDWYWNDVTGKNISHLICDYLKGRCKLRMAGDLHHYMRHSHVKSNGPVHVHHLLVNGCGGAFLHPTHVFSKFNKLHGVTYECKAAYPSFEDSSRIALGNILKFRKKNWQFDFIGGIIYFVLVFSMFPQCELNHILQDDTFSGHIKSFLGTVWNGFIYILQHSCVSLAGVILLLFAAYSFVPPKLSRKKRAIIGVLHVSAHLAAALILMLLLEIGVEICIQHDLLATSGYHTLYQWYRSVESEHFPDPTGLRARIEQWTFGLYPACIKYLMSAFDVPEVMAVSRSNICKNGLESLSRGGAVIYYASVFLYFWVFSTPVVSLVFGSYLYICINWLHLHFDEAFSSLRIANYKSFTRFHINYDGDLEVYTLAVDKVPKEWKLDPEWDGEAKHPQELSHFRRFPSKWRAVTAHQDPVHSVRIVDHFVIHRTENIDCDTTTSNGPVQ; encoded by the exons ATGGGAGTGGATATGAGGATGAACCTATCTTTGTTTTTGACCATATATCTCTCTTCCATCTTGTTTCTTTTTGTCTTCCACATTATATTTCTTGGCCTCTGGTATATTGGCTTTGTTTCACGTGTAGCTGGAAAGAGACCAGAGATCTTGACCATTCTCCAAAACTGTGCA GTACTTAGCGTGGCCTGCTGTGTATTTTACAGTCACTGTGGTAACCGTGCCATGCAAAGAGAGAGAACGCTTTACCAAAAAAATTCTAACTGGTTTTCTTTCTGGAAGAAAGGGAATGGGAACACTTGGCTTGCAAAGTTTCTTCGGATGAATGAATTGAAAGACCAGGTTTGCTCATCTTGGTTTGCTCCAGTTGGTTCTGCGAGTGATTATCCTCtcttgtcaaaatgggttatttATGGCGAG aTAGCTTGCAATGGATCGTGTCATGGTTCATCAGATGAAATTTCTCCCATTTACTCACTTTGGGCTACATTTATTGGGCTTTACATTGCAAATTATGTGGTGGAGAGATCAACAGG GTGGGCTCTTACTCACCCATTATCTGTTAAAGAATAtgagaagttgaagaagaagcaaaTGAAGCCTGACTTTTTAGACATGGTTCCTTGGTACTCTGG AACATCTGCTGATTTATTCAAAACTGTTTTTGATCTCCTCGTATCAGTGACTGTCTTCGTTGGGCGTTTTGACATGCGCATGATGCAG GCAGCAATGAGTAGGGTTAGTGATGGAAATCAAAACGATGACCTTCTATATGATCATTTTAGTGAGAAGGAAGATTTTTGGTTTGACTTTATGGCTGATACTGGTGATGGTGGGAACTCATCTTATGCTGTTGCACGACTACTTGCCAAGCCTTTCATTCGAACACTGAAAGATGATGCTGAGCTTACCTTACCACGTGGAGACTTGCTACTTATTGGGGGTGATCTTGC GTATCCAAATCCATCAGCATTCACATATGAAAGGCGTCTTTTTGTTCCTTTTGAGTGTGCTCTTCAACCTCCTCCATGGTATAAAGCAGAGCAGATAGCTGTGAACAAGCCGGAGGTACCCTATGGAGCTCCATTGAAACAATACAATGGACCTCAGTGTTTTGTTATTCCTGGAAACCATG ACTGGTTTGATGGACTCCAGACCTTCATGAGGTATATATGTCATAGAAATTGGTTAGGTGGATGGCTCATGCCCCAGAAGAAGAGTTATTTTGCTTTGCAACTCCCTAAACGGTGGTGGGTTTTTGGGCTCGATCTAGCTCTTCATGGTGACATTGATGTGTACCAATTCAAGTTCTTTTCAGAATTGATAACGGAGAAA GTTCGAGAGGATGACTCTGTGATCCTTATAACTCATGAACCTAATTGGATCACTGACTGGTATTGGAATGATGTTACTGGAAAGAATATTTCACATCTGATTTGTGATTATTTGAAAGGAAGATGTAAGCTTCGAATGGCTGGGGACTTGCATCATTACATGCGTCATTCTCATGTAAAGTCAAATGGGCCTGTACATGTACATCATCTTCTCGTTAATGGTTGTGGTGGAGCATTTCTACATCCTACCCATGTTTTCAGTAAATTTAACAAGCTTCACGGTGTCACCTACGAGTGCAAAGCTGCATATCCTTCATTTGAAGATTCAAGCAGG ATTGCATTGGGAAACATTCTAAAATTTCGAAAGAAGAACTGGcaatttgattttattggtgGCATTATATATTTTGTGCTAGTCTTTTCAATGTTTCCACAA TGTGAGCTGAATCACATCCTCCAAGATGATACATTTTCTGGCCACATAAAGAGTTTCCTTGGTACTGTGTGGAAtggatttatttatattctgcAGCACTCATGTGTGTCACTAGCGGGAGTTATACTGTTACTATTTGCGGCATATTCTTTTGTTCCACCCAAATTGTCACGGAAGAAACGAGCAATAATTGGAGTTCTGCATGTTTCTGCTCACCTTGCTGCGGCACTAATTCTTATGTTGCTTCTTGAAATAGGCGTTGAAATATGCATCCAGCATGACTTGCTGGCAACTTCAG GGTATCACACTTTATATCAGTGGTATAGATCAGTGGAAAGTGAGCACTTCCCCGATCCAACTGGACTCAGAGCTCGAATTGAACAATGGACATTTGGACTTTATCCGGCATGTATCAAGTATTTAATGTCTGCTTTTGATGTGCCAGAG GTCATGGCAGTCTCTCGGAGCAATATTTGCAAGAACGGATTAGAATCTCTTTCCAGGGGGGGTGCTGTAATATATTACGCTTCTGTCTTCCTTTATTTTTGGGTATTTTCGACCCCTGTTGTTTCCTTGGTGTTTGGGAGCTACTTATACATTTGCATCAACTGGCTTCACTTACACTTTGATGAAGCCTTTTCGTCTCTTCGAATAGCTAATTATAAATCATTCACTCGATTTCACATCAATTATGATGGTGATCTTGAAGTTTATACTCTGGCTGTTGATAAG GTTCCAAAGGAATGGAAACTTGATCCGGAATGGGACGGAGAGGCGAAACATCCACAAGAGTTGAGTCATTTTAGAAGGTTTCCGAGCAAATGGAGGGCAGTCACCGCTCACCAGGATCCAGTACATTCGGTCAGAATTGTTGACCATTTCGTTATTCATCGGACTGAAAACATTGACTGTGATACTACTACATCTAACGGGCCAGTTCAataa
- the LOC108345676 gene encoding uncharacterized protein LOC108345676 isoform X5, producing the protein MQRERTLYQKNSNWFSFWKKGNGNTWLAKFLRMNELKDQVCSSWFAPVGSASDYPLLSKWVIYGEIACNGSCHGSSDEISPIYSLWATFIGLYIANYVVERSTGWALTHPLSVKEYEKLKKKQMKPDFLDMVPWYSGTSADLFKTVFDLLVSVTVFVGRFDMRMMQAAMSRVSDGNQNDDLLYDHFSEKEDFWFDFMADTGDGGNSSYAVARLLAKPFIRTLKDDAELTLPRGDLLLIGGDLAYPNPSAFTYERRLFVPFECALQPPPWYKAEQIAVNKPEVPYGAPLKQYNGPQCFVIPGNHDWFDGLQTFMRYICHRNWLGGWLMPQKKSYFALQLPKRWWVFGLDLALHGDIDVYQFKFFSELITEKVREDDSVILITHEPNWITDWYWNDVTGKNISHLICDYLKGRCKLRMAGDLHHYMRHSHVKSNGPVHVHHLLVNGCGGAFLHPTHVFSKFNKLHGVTYECKAAYPSFEDSSRIALGNILKFRKKNWQFDFIGGIIYFVLVFSMFPQCELNHILQDDTFSGHIKSFLGTVWNGFIYILQHSCVSLAGVILLLFAAYSFVPPKLSRKKRAIIGVLHVSAHLAAALILMLLLEIGVEICIQHDLLATSGYHTLYQWYRSVESEHFPDPTGLRARIEQWTFGLYPACIKYLMSAFDVPEVMAVSRSNICKNGLESLSRGGAVIYYASVFLYFWVFSTPVVSLVFGSYLYICINWLHLHFDEAFSSLRIANYKSFTRFHINYDGDLEVYTLAVDKVPKEWKLDPEWDGEAKHPQELSHFRRFPSKWRAVTAHQDPVHSVRIVDHFVIHRTENIDCDTTTSNGPVQ; encoded by the exons ATGCAAAGAGAGAGAACGCTTTACCAAAAAAATTCTAACTGGTTTTCTTTCTGGAAGAAAGGGAATGGGAACACTTGGCTTGCAAAGTTTCTTCGGATGAATGAATTGAAAGACCAGGTTTGCTCATCTTGGTTTGCTCCAGTTGGTTCTGCGAGTGATTATCCTCtcttgtcaaaatgggttatttATGGCGAG aTAGCTTGCAATGGATCGTGTCATGGTTCATCAGATGAAATTTCTCCCATTTACTCACTTTGGGCTACATTTATTGGGCTTTACATTGCAAATTATGTGGTGGAGAGATCAACAGG GTGGGCTCTTACTCACCCATTATCTGTTAAAGAATAtgagaagttgaagaagaagcaaaTGAAGCCTGACTTTTTAGACATGGTTCCTTGGTACTCTGG AACATCTGCTGATTTATTCAAAACTGTTTTTGATCTCCTCGTATCAGTGACTGTCTTCGTTGGGCGTTTTGACATGCGCATGATGCAG GCAGCAATGAGTAGGGTTAGTGATGGAAATCAAAACGATGACCTTCTATATGATCATTTTAGTGAGAAGGAAGATTTTTGGTTTGACTTTATGGCTGATACTGGTGATGGTGGGAACTCATCTTATGCTGTTGCACGACTACTTGCCAAGCCTTTCATTCGAACACTGAAAGATGATGCTGAGCTTACCTTACCACGTGGAGACTTGCTACTTATTGGGGGTGATCTTGC GTATCCAAATCCATCAGCATTCACATATGAAAGGCGTCTTTTTGTTCCTTTTGAGTGTGCTCTTCAACCTCCTCCATGGTATAAAGCAGAGCAGATAGCTGTGAACAAGCCGGAGGTACCCTATGGAGCTCCATTGAAACAATACAATGGACCTCAGTGTTTTGTTATTCCTGGAAACCATG ACTGGTTTGATGGACTCCAGACCTTCATGAGGTATATATGTCATAGAAATTGGTTAGGTGGATGGCTCATGCCCCAGAAGAAGAGTTATTTTGCTTTGCAACTCCCTAAACGGTGGTGGGTTTTTGGGCTCGATCTAGCTCTTCATGGTGACATTGATGTGTACCAATTCAAGTTCTTTTCAGAATTGATAACGGAGAAA GTTCGAGAGGATGACTCTGTGATCCTTATAACTCATGAACCTAATTGGATCACTGACTGGTATTGGAATGATGTTACTGGAAAGAATATTTCACATCTGATTTGTGATTATTTGAAAGGAAGATGTAAGCTTCGAATGGCTGGGGACTTGCATCATTACATGCGTCATTCTCATGTAAAGTCAAATGGGCCTGTACATGTACATCATCTTCTCGTTAATGGTTGTGGTGGAGCATTTCTACATCCTACCCATGTTTTCAGTAAATTTAACAAGCTTCACGGTGTCACCTACGAGTGCAAAGCTGCATATCCTTCATTTGAAGATTCAAGCAGG ATTGCATTGGGAAACATTCTAAAATTTCGAAAGAAGAACTGGcaatttgattttattggtgGCATTATATATTTTGTGCTAGTCTTTTCAATGTTTCCACAA TGTGAGCTGAATCACATCCTCCAAGATGATACATTTTCTGGCCACATAAAGAGTTTCCTTGGTACTGTGTGGAAtggatttatttatattctgcAGCACTCATGTGTGTCACTAGCGGGAGTTATACTGTTACTATTTGCGGCATATTCTTTTGTTCCACCCAAATTGTCACGGAAGAAACGAGCAATAATTGGAGTTCTGCATGTTTCTGCTCACCTTGCTGCGGCACTAATTCTTATGTTGCTTCTTGAAATAGGCGTTGAAATATGCATCCAGCATGACTTGCTGGCAACTTCAG GGTATCACACTTTATATCAGTGGTATAGATCAGTGGAAAGTGAGCACTTCCCCGATCCAACTGGACTCAGAGCTCGAATTGAACAATGGACATTTGGACTTTATCCGGCATGTATCAAGTATTTAATGTCTGCTTTTGATGTGCCAGAG GTCATGGCAGTCTCTCGGAGCAATATTTGCAAGAACGGATTAGAATCTCTTTCCAGGGGGGGTGCTGTAATATATTACGCTTCTGTCTTCCTTTATTTTTGGGTATTTTCGACCCCTGTTGTTTCCTTGGTGTTTGGGAGCTACTTATACATTTGCATCAACTGGCTTCACTTACACTTTGATGAAGCCTTTTCGTCTCTTCGAATAGCTAATTATAAATCATTCACTCGATTTCACATCAATTATGATGGTGATCTTGAAGTTTATACTCTGGCTGTTGATAAG GTTCCAAAGGAATGGAAACTTGATCCGGAATGGGACGGAGAGGCGAAACATCCACAAGAGTTGAGTCATTTTAGAAGGTTTCCGAGCAAATGGAGGGCAGTCACCGCTCACCAGGATCCAGTACATTCGGTCAGAATTGTTGACCATTTCGTTATTCATCGGACTGAAAACATTGACTGTGATACTACTACATCTAACGGGCCAGTTCAataa
- the LOC108345676 gene encoding uncharacterized protein LOC108345676 isoform X1 encodes MGSSKQSARILDTLKMERVRTILTHTYPYPHEHSRHAVIAVVIGCLFFISSDNIHTLVEKLDNNVKWWSMYACLFGFFYFFSSPFIHKTFKPSYSNFSRWYIAWILVAAVYHLPSFQSMGVDMRMNLSLFLTIYLSSILFLFVFHIIFLGLWYIGFVSRVAGKRPEILTILQNCAVLSVACCVFYSHCGNRAMQRERTLYQKNSNWFSFWKKGNGNTWLAKFLRMNELKDQVCSSWFAPVGSASDYPLLSKWVIYGEIACNGSCHGSSDEISPIYSLWATFIGLYIANYVVERSTGWALTHPLSVKEYEKLKKKQMKPDFLDMVPWYSGTSADLFKTVFDLLVSVTVFVGRFDMRMMQAAMSRVSDGNQNDDLLYDHFSEKEDFWFDFMADTGDGGNSSYAVARLLAKPFIRTLKDDAELTLPRGDLLLIGGDLAYPNPSAFTYERRLFVPFECALQPPPWYKAEQIAVNKPEVPYGAPLKQYNGPQCFVIPGNHDWFDGLQTFMRYICHRNWLGGWLMPQKKSYFALQLPKRWWVFGLDLALHGDIDVYQFKFFSELITEKVREDDSVILITHEPNWITDWYWNDVTGKNISHLICDYLKGRCKLRMAGDLHHYMRHSHVKSNGPVHVHHLLVNGCGGAFLHPTHVFSKFNKLHGVTYECKAAYPSFEDSSRIALGNILKFRKKNWQFDFIGGIIYFVLVFSMFPQCELNHILQDDTFSGHIKSFLGTVWNGFIYILQHSCVSLAGVILLLFAAYSFVPPKLSRKKRAIIGVLHVSAHLAAALILMLLLEIGVEICIQHDLLATSGYHTLYQWYRSVESEHFPDPTGLRARIEQWTFGLYPACIKYLMSAFDVPEVMAVSRSNICKNGLESLSRGGAVIYYASVFLYFWVFSTPVVSLVFGSYLYICINWLHLHFDEAFSSLRIANYKSFTRFHINYDGDLEVYTLAVDKVPKEWKLDPEWDGEAKHPQELSHFRRFPSKWRAVTAHQDPVHSVRIVDHFVIHRTENIDCDTTTSNGPVQ; translated from the exons aTGGGCTCTAGCAAGCAGTCTGCTCGTATTCTTGATACGTTGAAAATGGAGAGGGTTAGAACTATTTTAACCCACACTTATCCATACCCTCACGAGCATTCCCGCCATGCTGTAATTGCTGTTGTTATCGGTTGCCTCTTTTTCATCTCATCTGACAATATACATACTCTTGTAGAAAAATTAGACAACAATGTTAAATGGTGGTCTATGTATGCCTGCTTGTTTGggttcttttatttcttttcatcaCCATTTATACACAAGACTTTCAAACCGAGCTATTCAAATTTCAGTCGATG GTACATAGCTTGGATTTTAGTGGCAGCTGTGTATCATCTTCCTAGCTTTCAGTCAATGGGAGTGGATATGAGGATGAACCTATCTTTGTTTTTGACCATATATCTCTCTTCCATCTTGTTTCTTTTTGTCTTCCACATTATATTTCTTGGCCTCTGGTATATTGGCTTTGTTTCACGTGTAGCTGGAAAGAGACCAGAGATCTTGACCATTCTCCAAAACTGTGCA GTACTTAGCGTGGCCTGCTGTGTATTTTACAGTCACTGTGGTAACCGTGCCATGCAAAGAGAGAGAACGCTTTACCAAAAAAATTCTAACTGGTTTTCTTTCTGGAAGAAAGGGAATGGGAACACTTGGCTTGCAAAGTTTCTTCGGATGAATGAATTGAAAGACCAGGTTTGCTCATCTTGGTTTGCTCCAGTTGGTTCTGCGAGTGATTATCCTCtcttgtcaaaatgggttatttATGGCGAG aTAGCTTGCAATGGATCGTGTCATGGTTCATCAGATGAAATTTCTCCCATTTACTCACTTTGGGCTACATTTATTGGGCTTTACATTGCAAATTATGTGGTGGAGAGATCAACAGG GTGGGCTCTTACTCACCCATTATCTGTTAAAGAATAtgagaagttgaagaagaagcaaaTGAAGCCTGACTTTTTAGACATGGTTCCTTGGTACTCTGG AACATCTGCTGATTTATTCAAAACTGTTTTTGATCTCCTCGTATCAGTGACTGTCTTCGTTGGGCGTTTTGACATGCGCATGATGCAG GCAGCAATGAGTAGGGTTAGTGATGGAAATCAAAACGATGACCTTCTATATGATCATTTTAGTGAGAAGGAAGATTTTTGGTTTGACTTTATGGCTGATACTGGTGATGGTGGGAACTCATCTTATGCTGTTGCACGACTACTTGCCAAGCCTTTCATTCGAACACTGAAAGATGATGCTGAGCTTACCTTACCACGTGGAGACTTGCTACTTATTGGGGGTGATCTTGC GTATCCAAATCCATCAGCATTCACATATGAAAGGCGTCTTTTTGTTCCTTTTGAGTGTGCTCTTCAACCTCCTCCATGGTATAAAGCAGAGCAGATAGCTGTGAACAAGCCGGAGGTACCCTATGGAGCTCCATTGAAACAATACAATGGACCTCAGTGTTTTGTTATTCCTGGAAACCATG ACTGGTTTGATGGACTCCAGACCTTCATGAGGTATATATGTCATAGAAATTGGTTAGGTGGATGGCTCATGCCCCAGAAGAAGAGTTATTTTGCTTTGCAACTCCCTAAACGGTGGTGGGTTTTTGGGCTCGATCTAGCTCTTCATGGTGACATTGATGTGTACCAATTCAAGTTCTTTTCAGAATTGATAACGGAGAAA GTTCGAGAGGATGACTCTGTGATCCTTATAACTCATGAACCTAATTGGATCACTGACTGGTATTGGAATGATGTTACTGGAAAGAATATTTCACATCTGATTTGTGATTATTTGAAAGGAAGATGTAAGCTTCGAATGGCTGGGGACTTGCATCATTACATGCGTCATTCTCATGTAAAGTCAAATGGGCCTGTACATGTACATCATCTTCTCGTTAATGGTTGTGGTGGAGCATTTCTACATCCTACCCATGTTTTCAGTAAATTTAACAAGCTTCACGGTGTCACCTACGAGTGCAAAGCTGCATATCCTTCATTTGAAGATTCAAGCAGG ATTGCATTGGGAAACATTCTAAAATTTCGAAAGAAGAACTGGcaatttgattttattggtgGCATTATATATTTTGTGCTAGTCTTTTCAATGTTTCCACAA TGTGAGCTGAATCACATCCTCCAAGATGATACATTTTCTGGCCACATAAAGAGTTTCCTTGGTACTGTGTGGAAtggatttatttatattctgcAGCACTCATGTGTGTCACTAGCGGGAGTTATACTGTTACTATTTGCGGCATATTCTTTTGTTCCACCCAAATTGTCACGGAAGAAACGAGCAATAATTGGAGTTCTGCATGTTTCTGCTCACCTTGCTGCGGCACTAATTCTTATGTTGCTTCTTGAAATAGGCGTTGAAATATGCATCCAGCATGACTTGCTGGCAACTTCAG GGTATCACACTTTATATCAGTGGTATAGATCAGTGGAAAGTGAGCACTTCCCCGATCCAACTGGACTCAGAGCTCGAATTGAACAATGGACATTTGGACTTTATCCGGCATGTATCAAGTATTTAATGTCTGCTTTTGATGTGCCAGAG GTCATGGCAGTCTCTCGGAGCAATATTTGCAAGAACGGATTAGAATCTCTTTCCAGGGGGGGTGCTGTAATATATTACGCTTCTGTCTTCCTTTATTTTTGGGTATTTTCGACCCCTGTTGTTTCCTTGGTGTTTGGGAGCTACTTATACATTTGCATCAACTGGCTTCACTTACACTTTGATGAAGCCTTTTCGTCTCTTCGAATAGCTAATTATAAATCATTCACTCGATTTCACATCAATTATGATGGTGATCTTGAAGTTTATACTCTGGCTGTTGATAAG GTTCCAAAGGAATGGAAACTTGATCCGGAATGGGACGGAGAGGCGAAACATCCACAAGAGTTGAGTCATTTTAGAAGGTTTCCGAGCAAATGGAGGGCAGTCACCGCTCACCAGGATCCAGTACATTCGGTCAGAATTGTTGACCATTTCGTTATTCATCGGACTGAAAACATTGACTGTGATACTACTACATCTAACGGGCCAGTTCAataa